The genomic stretch AGCGACGGGTGAAACCCTTGCTAATAGAGTATAACGACAATGCTATTATTATGATCATCAATTAATTCCCTTGTTTTACGCATGAATCAAGATGTGAATATGTAACTAGCACAAAGAAAATGATGTTTTCCATTATATATACGGGTTAATTAActttttagtacctaggttttcgcttttttatttttattttttccaccTATGTTTCAATTCATATCACATATGGTATCTAACTTATGAGTAAATACCAATTTAACACATCCGTCACTATTCCGTTAGCCAAATTAACGAATTGCCATGACAacggtttcggccaccccttacaGCCAGTCtaggagtggccgaaccacttcTAAGACCCTTGGGggtagtttggccaccccaaatggccaaaagggGGTGGCTAAAACTACTCCTAAAggcattgggggtggctggggGTGATCGAACTACCCTAAACCGGCCACAGGAGTGGTTTCGGGGTGGCTGAAAATACCACTATTGCAGTCCGTTAGTTTGACTAACAGAATAGTGATGGAAATAATAAACTTATAAATCAAGTACCATCtataatatgaataaaaatctaggtgggaaaaaataaaaaagtaaaaacttaagtactaaaaatgtaattaaccctatatatataatcttgaatATTATTGTCTTAGATTCTCTACTAACCTCACAAGAGTGCAAATTCTCAAGATGCCTTGGAGTCACCATTGCTGGTGTGGTGTGGTAGGAACAGTCCTTGCGCAATTTCTTTGGTGGGAATTGTGAGAAGGGGATAAATTGTGTTCCTTTTTGCGCCTTCAACTGTTCTTCCTCATCCACTCCATCTCCCACTAACCAAGTctacaaaaatcataatgattttACTGCTAGGTTTAAAAATGGCTTTTGTTAAGTTACCTATAATATATTATGGGAAAATTCGTAGATTAATTTACCTTTTGAGCATAACTTCTTGAAAATGCCAAATTAGTCTCAGACTTAgagttgaatgattttttgAGCTCCACATACTCATCTTCTCGTAATGTAATTACCTGAACTCATTTCAAATTAAGCATAAATTAAGCAGATAAAATTATAAACCCTTGTTAtgaattagttttttaatagcTCGACTCGGCCGCTTTCGAAATGTGGCTCAACATTTTGTCACGTCTACTTCACAACGTGGCAGGATTGAATgaccacttaaaaaaataaaactttttaccTCAATTTAGCTTATGGTATATATGAAGTGAGCATGATAAAATGGGTTTGAATACACCTATGCCGTCTTGACTCGAGATAAACGTACCTGGATACCCCTTTGGCATAAGGTAAAGGCTAGGGCATATGCAACCTTTGTGAGCCTGCCTCTGAGGACCACTTCGGTTGTTCCTTTGGGAATTCTGTTTAGCACAACAGCAACTGCAAGGCTACTCCCATCCACCACCTTGACTTTTAGCTTAAGGTGTCTCTCTACATAAAGCTCACCATATCTATTAAGCTCCTCTCCCTGCATTGAATGAAGCCAGAAAATTGACGAAAATACCAAGGAAAAAGTATTTtcataaagccaaaaaaaaaaaaaaaaaaacaaaatgatgaaaagaatGTTTTAAGTCATGACATCGGATCCAGCCGGATTCCTGTTATtttctgccaaaaaaaaagaaagaacagaaGTAATAACAAGGGATCGTAAGAGAAACTCCCTATGCGAGCAAAGAGCCCTTGCCCGCGTAGAGAGCTAcacgagtgggctctgcttgtcTCACAGTCACATACCCCTACAATCCTACTCAAAGAGGAAGGGAATGGAATAAGAGGAGGAACCCTATCTTGTCCAATAACATGGAAATTCGTATGTAAATGGTTTCAAACAAAAGGAAATTGGTCATGACATGTACATTTGCATGGAAATCATTTCTTCGATAGAGTAAGGGTGCATTTGGCATTGGGATTTCATTTACAAAAAGTccgaatttaaatcaaattgtagaaaattggttatttgatattgaaattgcAAGTAAGGAGATGtctttttaaaaacgcaaaattttaaaggttagATTGCCATTTTAAATGCTAAATTACAGTCCCCAAGGGGTAATTCAATCGGCTACGaactacgcctcatgaagcggaggtcactagttcgaattcctccTCCCCCTTCACTTGTAtagacatttcaaaaaaaaaaaaaaacactaaatcGCAATTTTGCTAAACGCTtaattgcgttttttaaaattacgttttaaaatcgcaatctcaaacagactttAAGTTTGTAAATCAACCCTTAATCGATCCCATGTGGCATGGTTAAAACTTGCCTGATTTAAGAGACCAAGGCTCAACACTTTGGCGCCTCTTTCCTCTGCATCCAGTATGGCTTCCTCAATCAAGCCATTGATAGACTCAAACATTTTCCATTGCCAAAAATACTACAAAAACACAGTAAATCAAATGACTCATAAAACTaaatgaggaagaaaaaaaaaaaatcattaattctTACCTGAAAGTTGTACTTTGGTACGGCCCAAGTTTGCAATCTCAGCTGATCAAAACGGTGCCGCTCAACAACGAAAGTGCGTCCATATAACCATGTGACCATCACGGAGAGCAAGGTGAGAGGCCAAAGCAAGCAGAGATACCATTTGGAAGAGTGAGGCCTGGAGGCCAAGGAGGCAAAGCCAAGGCGTAGATGGTAGACGGAGTCGGGCGTGGTTAGATGCGTCAGGTGCACCACGTCAGCTGATTCTGCTGCCCTTTTCAGCGAGGCTTCATGCAGTTCGTCGGTGGATTTGTCCATGGTGCCGTAGATGTAGTCATACAGCGGCACGAAAAGCGAATAATTTGTACGAAATTGTGTATGATGCAAAGAGTGGAATCTGTGGTATAATTGGGAAGCAAAACATATCATCCATGCTTGCTAGCTAGTACTGAGACAAGAGTTACGAAATTGTGTACGATGCAGAGAGAGTGATATCTGTTGTGCCAAATCC from Corylus avellana chromosome ca1, CavTom2PMs-1.0 encodes the following:
- the LOC132163699 gene encoding very-long-chain aldehyde decarbonylase CER1-like, encoding MASKPGILTDWPWKSLGSFKYLVLAPWAIHRTYSFLTKDENERDLSSFLIFPFLLWRILHNQIWISLSRHWTAKGNNFILDKGLEFEQVDRESNWDDQILLNGVIFYGVTASKLLPGVCNLPMWRTDGVIMTILIHAGPVEFLYYWLHRALHHHYLYSRYHSHHHSSIVTEPISSVTHPFAEHMAYFMLFAIPMLTTMFTGIASIVSAFGYITYIDFMNNLGHCNYELIPKCLFSVFPPLKYLLYTPSFHSLHHTQFRTNYSLFVPLYDYIYGTMDKSTDELHEASLKRAAESADVVHLTHLTTPDSVYHLRLGFASLASRPHSSKWYLCLLWPLTLLSVMVTWLYGRTFVVERHRFDQLRLQTWAVPKYNFQYFWQWKMFESINGLIEEAILDAEERGAKVLSLGLLNQGEELNRYGELYVERHLKLKVKVVDGSSLAVAVVLNRIPKGTTEVVLRGRLTKVAYALAFTLCQRGIQVITLREDEYVELKKSFNSKSETNLAFSRSYAQKTWLVGDGVDEEEQLKAQKGTQFIPFSQFPPKKLRKDCSYHTTPAMVTPRHLENLHSCENWLPRRVMSAWRVAGMVHALEGWDEHECGYTMSNIEKVWQATLRHGFQPLIFPTQSKC